Proteins found in one Bremerella volcania genomic segment:
- a CDS encoding HAD-IA family hydrolase, translated as MSDPCVIFDLDGTLVDSETLGSQALLDMLPELDEPLAVISERYRGQRMANIMADVQQRLGRQLPDSFENDYRAYAASRIEAELQPMPGVVAMLEKLHLARCVASSAPKPKIELALRVCGLAPFFGSDVFSCYEIGAWKPDPAIFLRAAESMRVTAQRCIVVEDSDVGVSAAVAAGMRVLRYDPAGSYASSASVRCFGHMDELLPLLIHFTS; from the coding sequence ATGTCCGACCCGTGCGTGATATTTGATTTGGATGGCACGCTGGTCGATAGCGAGACTCTCGGCTCGCAGGCTCTCTTGGATATGCTGCCGGAACTCGACGAACCCCTGGCCGTCATTTCCGAACGATACCGCGGCCAGCGCATGGCCAACATCATGGCTGACGTCCAGCAGCGGCTCGGCCGGCAGTTGCCGGATAGCTTCGAGAACGACTACCGCGCTTACGCCGCGTCAAGGATCGAAGCCGAGCTTCAGCCGATGCCTGGCGTGGTGGCCATGCTCGAAAAGCTGCACCTGGCGCGATGCGTCGCCTCGAGTGCGCCGAAGCCGAAGATCGAACTCGCGCTCCGCGTGTGCGGGCTCGCCCCTTTCTTTGGCAGCGATGTTTTCAGCTGCTACGAGATTGGAGCCTGGAAGCCTGACCCGGCGATCTTCCTGCGCGCCGCCGAGTCGATGAGGGTGACGGCCCAGCGGTGTATCGTGGTTGAAGACAGTGACGTGGGAGTCTCGGCCGCCGTCGCCGCGGGGATGCGCGTCTTGCGATACGATCCGGCCGGCAGCTATGCCTCTTCGGCAAGCGTCCGCTGCTTTGGTCACATGGACGAGTTGTTGCCGCTGTTGATCCACTTCACTTCGTAG
- a CDS encoding alpha/beta hydrolase: protein MGKSVLVLLLLASTAWSADTQVTRNLPYAGTDSRRQVLDIYAPKGAKDLPVIVWMHGGGWRIGDKLLVQNKPKAFTDQGYVFVSINYRFVPQHEMNDLATDVATAIKWVHTNIAEYGGRPETIFVGGHSAGAHLSALVCSDESYLKSQGLSFDNIAGCFPVDTATYDAAKLIKFLDRAQSSRTELYTNAFGDTAESQKKYSPITYIKQGTKYPPFLLLHVAARPDATLMSNAFAKAVKDAGGEAETFAAKGKDHGSINKDLGTDGDEPTKAVFAFLKKHAAKPQQESPSN, encoded by the coding sequence ATGGGGAAATCCGTTCTGGTTTTGCTGCTGTTGGCCTCGACGGCCTGGTCCGCCGATACGCAAGTAACGCGTAACCTGCCGTACGCCGGCACCGACAGCCGCCGTCAAGTGCTCGATATCTATGCCCCAAAAGGTGCCAAGGACCTACCGGTCATCGTCTGGATGCATGGGGGCGGCTGGCGAATAGGGGACAAGCTGTTGGTGCAGAATAAGCCCAAAGCGTTCACCGACCAAGGATACGTCTTCGTCTCGATCAACTACCGCTTCGTCCCACAGCATGAAATGAACGACCTGGCCACCGACGTGGCGACCGCCATCAAGTGGGTTCACACGAACATCGCCGAGTATGGCGGCCGGCCGGAAACGATCTTCGTCGGCGGGCACTCGGCCGGAGCGCACCTTTCGGCATTGGTCTGTTCCGACGAGTCGTACTTGAAGTCGCAGGGCCTCAGCTTCGATAACATCGCCGGCTGCTTTCCTGTCGACACTGCCACCTACGACGCCGCGAAGCTGATCAAGTTCCTCGATCGCGCCCAAAGCTCGCGCACGGAACTGTACACCAACGCATTCGGCGACACGGCCGAGAGCCAGAAGAAGTACTCGCCGATCACGTACATCAAACAGGGCACCAAGTATCCGCCCTTCCTACTGCTGCACGTCGCTGCCCGTCCGGACGCCACGCTGATGAGCAATGCGTTCGCCAAGGCCGTAAAGGACGCCGGCGGCGAGGCGGAAACGTTCGCGGCGAAGGGGAAGGATCATGGGAGCATCAACAAGGACCTGGGAACCGACGGGGACGAACCAACCAAGGCCGTGTTCGCGTTCTTGAAGAAGCATGCCGCGAAGCCGCAGCAGGAATCGCCGTCGAATTGA
- a CDS encoding IS110 family RNA-guided transposase, which translates to MFIGIDVSKDKLDVAIGDAVRQWPNTPEGHQQIVQELKSLSIDGVVLEGTGGYEKAIVGELGAALLPVAVVNPRQVRNYARATGKLAKTDEIDACILAEFGQAVRLTFRPIPSKEQLRLQQQIARRRQLIGMLTAEKNRLQQSDDKLVQRSIKAVIRTLQSQLDQLDGDLQQTIQQTPVWRTKDDLLKSVPGIGPHTSLSLLAELPELGSCSRHQIAALAGVAPINRDSGKFRGVRTTWGGRTTVRSALYMATLSAIRHNPKIKPYYRRLRDAGKRAKVAIVACMRKLLCILNAMLREQKTWQTTPQTA; encoded by the coding sequence ATGTTTATTGGAATTGATGTCTCGAAAGACAAACTTGATGTTGCGATCGGTGACGCCGTACGGCAATGGCCCAACACGCCGGAAGGCCATCAACAAATTGTTCAAGAGCTGAAGTCGCTCTCGATTGACGGAGTCGTTCTGGAAGGCACTGGTGGATACGAGAAAGCCATCGTTGGTGAACTGGGCGCCGCATTACTTCCGGTGGCAGTCGTCAATCCACGGCAAGTACGAAACTACGCTCGCGCGACCGGCAAGTTGGCCAAGACCGACGAGATTGACGCGTGCATCCTGGCCGAGTTTGGCCAAGCCGTTCGCCTCACGTTTCGGCCGATTCCCAGTAAAGAACAGCTGCGTTTGCAGCAGCAAATCGCTCGTCGACGACAATTGATTGGCATGCTGACGGCGGAGAAGAACCGCCTCCAACAGTCGGATGACAAGCTTGTCCAGCGCAGCATTAAGGCCGTGATTCGAACGCTCCAAAGTCAGCTCGATCAACTAGATGGCGACCTCCAGCAAACCATTCAGCAGACGCCTGTTTGGCGAACCAAAGACGATCTGCTCAAAAGTGTTCCTGGCATCGGTCCCCATACTTCACTGTCTCTCTTGGCGGAACTTCCCGAACTTGGCAGCTGCTCGCGGCATCAAATCGCGGCGTTGGCAGGCGTGGCCCCGATCAATCGCGACAGCGGCAAGTTCCGCGGAGTGCGCACCACGTGGGGAGGGCGTACGACCGTTCGCTCCGCGCTCTACATGGCGACGCTCTCAGCGATCCGCCACAATCCCAAGATTAAACCGTATTACCGTCGACTGCGAGACGCCGGAAAGCGTGCGAAAGTTGCCATCGTGGCGTGCATGAGAAAGCTACTGTGCATCCTCAACGCCATGCTTCGAGAACAAAAAACATGGCAGACCACGCCCCAAACGGCTTGA
- the purB gene encoding adenylosuccinate lyase, producing the protein MSHEQYENPLISRYASRDMSFLWSPQKKHSTWRRLWLALAESEQELGLTITDEQLAAMRANLDNIDFDLAAQHEKRRRHDVMAHVETFAEAAPVAKPIIHLGATSCFVTDNTDLILLRESLQLVRDRLVRCIYLLADFAKQYRDLPCLGFTHLQSAQPTTIGKRATLWCYDLVLDLEEVEHRLALLRFRSTKGTTGTQASFLELFHGDHDKVKKLERRVAEKMGFDQLYAVTGQTYSRKVDTQVLDCLSGIAQSAHKIATDIRILAHRRELEEPIEKDQIGSSAMPYKRNPMRSERICGLARYVISNQANGANTLATQWMERTLDDSANRRLSLPLSFLGIDAILIILANVCDGLVVYPALIERNLASELPFMATENIMMAAVKAGGDRQDLHEKIRVYSREAGARIKNEGLDNDMLARIQADPAFPKFDAEEILQPLKYVGRAPEQVDDFLADVIQPIRDRYAHVTLENEELKV; encoded by the coding sequence GTGTCGCACGAACAATACGAAAACCCGTTGATCTCTCGGTATGCCTCGCGGGACATGAGCTTTTTGTGGAGTCCGCAGAAGAAGCATTCCACCTGGCGGCGGCTGTGGCTGGCCCTGGCCGAGTCAGAACAGGAACTCGGGCTGACGATCACCGACGAGCAGCTCGCCGCGATGCGGGCCAACCTGGACAACATCGATTTCGACTTAGCTGCCCAGCACGAAAAGCGTCGCCGGCACGACGTGATGGCCCATGTCGAAACGTTCGCCGAAGCGGCCCCGGTGGCCAAGCCGATCATTCACCTGGGCGCGACCAGCTGTTTCGTGACCGACAACACCGATTTGATCCTGCTGCGGGAATCACTTCAGCTGGTTCGCGATCGCCTGGTGCGTTGCATTTACCTGCTGGCCGACTTCGCCAAACAGTACCGCGACCTCCCCTGCCTCGGCTTCACGCACTTGCAATCGGCCCAGCCCACCACGATTGGCAAGCGGGCAACGCTGTGGTGTTACGACCTGGTGCTGGACCTGGAAGAGGTCGAACACCGGTTGGCCCTGCTTCGCTTCCGCAGCACCAAGGGAACCACCGGCACCCAGGCCAGCTTCCTGGAACTGTTCCACGGCGATCACGACAAGGTGAAGAAGCTCGAGAGGCGCGTCGCCGAGAAGATGGGCTTCGATCAGCTATACGCCGTCACCGGGCAGACCTATTCGCGGAAGGTCGATACCCAGGTGCTCGACTGTTTGAGCGGCATTGCCCAGTCGGCCCACAAGATTGCGACCGATATCCGCATTCTGGCCCATCGCCGTGAACTGGAAGAACCGATCGAGAAGGATCAGATCGGCTCGTCGGCGATGCCGTACAAGCGGAACCCGATGCGCAGTGAACGCATTTGCGGGCTCGCCCGGTACGTGATCAGCAACCAGGCCAACGGAGCCAACACGCTGGCCACGCAGTGGATGGAGCGCACGCTGGACGACAGTGCCAATCGCCGTTTGAGCCTGCCGCTGTCGTTTTTGGGAATCGATGCGATCCTGATCATCCTGGCCAACGTGTGCGACGGGCTGGTGGTGTACCCGGCGCTGATCGAGCGCAACCTGGCCTCGGAGCTGCCTTTCATGGCGACCGAAAACATCATGATGGCCGCCGTGAAAGCGGGCGGCGATCGCCAGGACCTGCACGAAAAGATTCGCGTTTACTCCCGCGAAGCAGGGGCACGCATCAAAAACGAAGGCCTCGACAACGACATGCTGGCCCGCATCCAAGCGGACCCGGCATTCCCCAAGTTCGACGCGGAAGAAATTCTGCAACCACTGAAGTACGTCGGCCGCGCCCCCGAGCAAGTCGACGACTTCCTGGCCGACGTCATTCAACCGATCCGCGATCGCTACGCCCACGTGACGCTGGAGAATGAAGAGCTGAAGGTTTAA
- a CDS encoding HD domain-containing protein, which translates to MNLDKFAAESLCYDPIHGYVPFVSEGTSPGEVTERTIIDHPWLQRMRQIHQLQTAWWVYPTAEHTRFQHIMGVMHLASRLTGQLYPSLKQVCPDTPSRGHVESLLRMAGLLHDVGHGPFGHFFDSHFLQHFGLTHESLGAHIIQHELGDLLSQLRRNPYSEMEEHEQINPEHIAWMIQRPKLGDEADRPQWLSFLRSLLSGIYTIDNMDFVLRDAYMTGYSQQSYDLERLIRYSFFTEKGLTIHERGMAALIRFMNVRAELFQTVYFHREVMAIDKTLEDLFAESRPWMFPGNPIENLAAYQGFTEFSLLVDAARWHQSDDPHQAEVGRQWKDLLSRNIPWRFICERSLRFDEGESQEMTIFRNESFALAALREVLPAELKEIPLKIALNRTVFRPNTRGPSDHQNFMYDAAQKKIKELTTDKIFRSLPVSRVICRIYAQEATLAPKLSAALDRLVGNHAVDDLTNM; encoded by the coding sequence GTGAATCTCGATAAATTTGCCGCCGAGTCCCTCTGCTACGATCCCATCCACGGATATGTTCCCTTCGTCTCGGAAGGAACTTCCCCCGGAGAAGTCACCGAACGCACCATCATCGATCACCCCTGGCTGCAGCGGATGCGGCAGATTCACCAGTTGCAAACGGCCTGGTGGGTCTATCCCACGGCCGAGCATACCCGCTTTCAGCACATCATGGGGGTGATGCATCTGGCCAGCCGGCTGACGGGTCAGCTGTACCCCAGCCTGAAGCAGGTCTGCCCCGACACTCCTTCCCGCGGCCACGTCGAATCTCTCCTGCGAATGGCGGGCCTATTGCACGACGTGGGGCATGGTCCCTTCGGACATTTTTTCGACAGCCACTTTCTCCAGCACTTCGGCCTGACGCACGAATCGCTCGGCGCCCATATCATTCAGCACGAACTGGGGGATCTGCTTTCGCAGCTGCGGCGAAACCCCTACTCCGAGATGGAAGAGCACGAACAGATCAACCCCGAGCACATTGCCTGGATGATCCAGCGCCCCAAGCTGGGGGACGAAGCCGACCGCCCGCAGTGGCTCAGCTTTCTGCGCAGCCTGCTCAGCGGCATCTACACGATCGACAACATGGACTTCGTCCTCCGCGATGCCTACATGACCGGCTACAGCCAGCAGTCGTACGACCTCGAGCGGCTGATCCGTTACAGCTTTTTCACCGAAAAGGGACTCACCATCCACGAACGGGGCATGGCCGCGCTGATCCGGTTCATGAACGTACGGGCAGAACTCTTTCAAACCGTTTACTTCCACCGCGAAGTGATGGCGATCGACAAGACGCTGGAAGACCTGTTCGCCGAAAGCCGCCCCTGGATGTTCCCCGGCAACCCGATCGAGAACCTCGCCGCCTACCAAGGCTTCACCGAGTTCAGCCTGCTGGTCGATGCGGCCCGCTGGCATCAATCGGACGACCCGCACCAGGCCGAAGTCGGCCGCCAGTGGAAAGACCTCCTCAGCCGCAACATCCCCTGGCGTTTCATCTGCGAACGCTCGCTCCGCTTCGACGAAGGGGAAAGCCAGGAGATGACCATCTTCCGCAACGAAAGCTTTGCCCTGGCCGCGCTGCGCGAGGTGCTGCCGGCCGAGTTGAAAGAGATCCCGCTGAAGATCGCGTTGAACCGAACCGTCTTCCGCCCCAACACCCGCGGCCCGAGCGACCACCAGAACTTCATGTACGACGCCGCTCAAAAGAAGATCAAAGAACTCACCACCGATAAGATCTTCCGCTCCCTCCCCGTCAGCCGCGTCATCTGCCGCATCTACGCCCAAGAGGCCACCCTGGCCCCCAAGCTTTCCGCGGCCCTCGACCGCCTGGTAGGCAACCACGCGGTAGACGACCTGACGAACATGTAA
- a CDS encoding flagellar biosynthesis anti-sigma factor FlgM — MHVNGPTAVHPAQSIRGPHHAPQAPAVDSRTQFDTVDELDISHEADFASQVKDIPDIRADRVAQIKAQIADGTYMTDDKLDLALERLLDEIG, encoded by the coding sequence ATGCATGTTAATGGCCCAACCGCAGTTCACCCGGCACAGTCCATCCGAGGTCCGCATCACGCACCGCAGGCCCCGGCCGTCGACAGCCGCACCCAATTCGATACCGTGGATGAACTTGATATTTCGCACGAAGCCGATTTCGCCAGCCAGGTGAAGGACATTCCGGACATTCGCGCCGATCGAGTCGCCCAGATCAAAGCTCAAATCGCTGATGGCACCTACATGACCGACGACAAGCTCGATCTGGCCCTGGAACGTCTCTTGGATGAAATTGGCTAA
- a CDS encoding Fur family transcriptional regulator produces MSDPFALEAVDVALSPMERFEEYLKSKGKRITQPRRILIEHVFSHHEHFDADQLIDELSHHSKGSDRVSRPTVYRTLNELVEAGLLRKMEIGGRAVYEHDYGYPDHDHLYCTQCQQLIEFQSAELKELRDEVARQHQFRATGHRFIINGVCDECQKKSRRKKRRVDLI; encoded by the coding sequence ATGTCTGATCCGTTTGCTTTGGAAGCCGTCGACGTAGCTCTTAGCCCGATGGAGCGGTTCGAGGAGTACCTTAAAAGTAAGGGAAAGCGCATCACGCAGCCTCGTCGCATCCTCATCGAGCACGTTTTTAGCCACCACGAGCATTTCGACGCCGATCAATTGATCGACGAACTCTCGCACCACAGTAAAGGCTCTGACCGAGTCAGTCGCCCGACCGTTTACCGCACCCTGAACGAACTGGTCGAAGCCGGTCTGCTGCGAAAGATGGAAATCGGCGGCCGAGCCGTTTACGAACACGACTATGGCTATCCCGATCACGATCACCTTTACTGCACCCAGTGTCAGCAGCTGATCGAATTTCAAAGTGCCGAACTGAAAGAGCTCCGCGACGAAGTGGCTCGCCAGCACCAGTTCCGTGCCACCGGCCACCGCTTCATCATCAACGGCGTCTGCGACGAGTGCCAGAAAAAGTCCCGCCGCAAAAAACGCCGCGTCGATTTGATCTAG
- a CDS encoding VWA domain-containing protein: MAKRQHKPGGIIHTYQKYDPAKFPSPKAPPPDLVSPAMEHWLMYGDRMELTPEQLANAVKIDPSQIAGLGPSIDALIKMLEERKRKILQTYETDAAQKAAKKAYRGQGESMEPPKRQRERFQLGFEQEQLYDLERVWYGLDDERSPFARDLVMLIEHLSRKYEVDQLVAKYTFTGRQKMTVDEAIEVKEELEKIDELLEQLKQARENAQIGIIDMEQLSEYADPGEMEQLMQLQRQVEQYLREQAEQQGLTNQSGHVHLTPQAYKIFQGKLLERIFSNLQASRSGRHQGPIEGEGAVELQSTKDYEFGDSLTNMDIPQTLINAMLRQGDERPLRMRSEDIVIHRTKNNPKCATCVIMDMSGSMRYDAQYANVKRMALAMQGLIRSEFPGDFLQMIEMYSFAKPVAPGEVIGLLPKPVTIHDPVVRLRADMSKPEVSEYRIPPHFTNIQHALQQARLFLSSQDTPNRQIILITDGLPTAHFEGHELFLLYPPDQRTEAATMREGKLCQQQGITINMFLVPSWSQSEEDIRFAYRLAESTKGRVFFTAGKDLDRYVVWDYIHRKREVLG, translated from the coding sequence ATGGCAAAGCGACAACATAAACCCGGCGGGATTATTCATACCTACCAGAAGTACGACCCGGCGAAGTTCCCCAGCCCCAAAGCTCCGCCGCCGGATCTCGTTTCGCCGGCGATGGAGCATTGGTTGATGTATGGCGACCGGATGGAACTGACTCCGGAGCAACTGGCCAATGCGGTGAAGATCGATCCGAGCCAGATTGCCGGTCTCGGGCCGAGTATCGACGCACTGATCAAGATGCTTGAGGAACGCAAGCGGAAGATCCTGCAGACGTACGAGACTGATGCCGCGCAAAAGGCCGCCAAGAAGGCGTATCGCGGGCAAGGGGAGTCGATGGAGCCACCCAAGCGGCAGCGCGAACGGTTTCAGTTAGGCTTCGAGCAGGAACAGTTGTACGACCTGGAACGTGTCTGGTACGGCCTGGACGACGAGCGTTCGCCGTTTGCCCGGGACCTGGTGATGTTGATCGAGCATCTCAGCCGGAAGTACGAAGTCGATCAACTGGTGGCCAAGTATACGTTCACCGGCCGCCAAAAGATGACCGTCGACGAGGCGATTGAGGTCAAGGAAGAGCTGGAGAAGATCGACGAACTGCTCGAACAGCTGAAACAGGCCCGCGAGAACGCCCAGATCGGCATCATCGACATGGAGCAGCTTTCCGAATATGCCGATCCCGGCGAGATGGAGCAGCTGATGCAGCTGCAGCGTCAGGTCGAACAGTACCTCCGCGAGCAAGCCGAACAGCAGGGGCTGACCAACCAGTCAGGGCACGTGCATCTGACCCCGCAAGCGTACAAGATCTTTCAAGGGAAGCTGCTCGAACGGATCTTCAGCAACCTCCAGGCGTCGCGCTCGGGGCGGCATCAAGGACCGATCGAGGGGGAAGGGGCGGTCGAACTGCAATCGACCAAGGACTACGAGTTCGGCGATTCCCTCACGAACATGGACATCCCCCAAACGCTGATCAACGCGATGCTGCGGCAAGGGGACGAGCGTCCGCTGCGAATGCGAAGCGAAGACATCGTCATTCACAGGACGAAGAACAATCCGAAGTGTGCGACCTGCGTAATCATGGATATGAGCGGGAGCATGCGGTACGACGCCCAGTACGCGAACGTCAAACGGATGGCCTTAGCGATGCAGGGGCTCATCCGCAGCGAATTCCCCGGCGACTTTCTACAGATGATCGAGATGTATTCGTTCGCCAAGCCGGTTGCCCCAGGCGAAGTAATCGGCCTGCTGCCCAAGCCGGTCACCATTCATGACCCCGTCGTTCGCTTGCGGGCCGATATGAGCAAGCCGGAAGTCAGCGAATATCGGATTCCGCCCCACTTCACCAACATTCAGCACGCCCTGCAGCAAGCGCGGTTGTTCCTCAGCAGCCAGGATACGCCCAATCGGCAGATCATTTTGATCACCGATGGTCTGCCGACGGCCCACTTCGAAGGGCATGAGCTGTTTCTGCTCTACCCGCCCGACCAACGGACCGAAGCGGCCACGATGCGCGAAGGAAAGCTGTGCCAGCAGCAGGGGATCACGATCAACATGTTCCTGGTGCCCAGCTGGTCGCAAAGCGAAGAAGACATCCGCTTCGCCTACCGCCTGGCCGAATCGACCAAGGGACGTGTCTTCTTCACCGCCGGAAAAGACCTGGACCGGTACGTGGTGTGGGACTACATCCACCGCAAACGGGAAGTCTTGGGGTAA
- a CDS encoding MATE family efflux transporter has translation MSSDPLGEPELEVLDEKPRQFQLIHLIGVMTALAVLSALFAPALRALKSDQATTALMLLGTQLTVVTAAYFFGMYRRRKALQGSGARLGQSFTGSPITQKLISIFVIAGMLFLSLYILLIAVGNTSGSFKKFPIEAMYLNFLLAAMSVPFLLHIFWKRHLGVVEFFEHGVALTPMKLTPWELVEVQPHQTKQNGIQMTVSRKGKWARKLTIPALVSPELRSYLLRHHSNPDAPSEETPLKKLTLFDP, from the coding sequence ATGAGCAGCGACCCACTCGGCGAACCGGAGTTGGAAGTGCTGGACGAGAAGCCGCGGCAGTTCCAGTTGATTCATCTGATTGGAGTGATGACTGCCCTGGCGGTGCTCTCAGCGCTATTTGCCCCGGCACTGCGTGCATTGAAGTCCGATCAGGCAACCACTGCGTTGATGCTTCTAGGGACACAATTGACGGTGGTCACGGCAGCTTATTTTTTCGGTATGTATCGAAGACGCAAGGCCCTGCAAGGCTCTGGAGCTCGCCTAGGACAAAGCTTTACCGGTTCACCGATAACTCAAAAGTTGATCAGTATTTTTGTCATCGCTGGTATGCTGTTCCTTTCCTTATACATCTTGCTGATAGCGGTCGGAAACACGAGTGGGAGTTTCAAGAAATTCCCCATTGAAGCGATGTATCTGAACTTCCTTTTGGCTGCGATGTCCGTTCCGTTTCTGTTGCATATTTTCTGGAAGCGGCACCTCGGGGTCGTCGAGTTCTTCGAGCACGGCGTCGCACTAACGCCCATGAAACTCACGCCATGGGAACTGGTCGAAGTCCAGCCCCACCAGACGAAACAAAACGGCATTCAAATGACGGTAAGCAGAAAGGGGAAGTGGGCGCGTAAACTCACTATCCCTGCGTTGGTCTCGCCGGAGTTGCGGAGCTATTTGCTAAGGCACCATTCGAATCCTGACGCCCCGAGTGAAGAAACACCGCTCAAGAAGTTGACGCTGTTCGATCCGTGA
- a CDS encoding magnesium chelatase, with protein MTSSNDATDVPSRPVNLKELKESGWQSRSVKQEIQENFIRMLAAEEETFPGMVGYEDTVLPEIHLALIAGHDMLFMGEKGQGKSRMMRMMVRFLDEAVPYLNIPGCPVHEDPYHPITSVAKNFVASHGDEEIPIAWWPREERYAERLAPGTKFADVIGEIDPAKLAGGVSMSTEEALHFGLIPRMHRGIFAMNELPELDELVQVGLFNMLEERDVQIRGYPVNFDIDLVLLFSANPSTFNRSGKVIPQLKDRIGSVIHTHYPRQRDLGIQIIEQEAGVRLDGDYPVVMPYFMKEVLEQVTEAARRSKFVDQQSGVSARFSIANYSTVIASARHRGILLNEKPAVVRLSDFGHIYTSSLGKLELDMMGSHQMSERQVLDALIAEAVGTVFQEYIQEHGLEQIAEIFQKGIKIEVGDLLPSEHYSERLKRVPPVWDRAFEVNASENPAMRASCVEFVLAGLYALDRISRAQHHGKITYEFE; from the coding sequence GTGACAAGCTCGAACGACGCGACCGACGTCCCTTCACGCCCGGTAAATCTGAAAGAACTGAAGGAGAGCGGTTGGCAGTCGCGCTCCGTGAAACAAGAGATTCAAGAAAACTTCATTCGCATGCTGGCCGCCGAGGAGGAAACGTTCCCCGGCATGGTGGGTTACGAGGATACCGTCCTGCCGGAAATCCACCTCGCCCTGATTGCCGGACACGACATGTTGTTCATGGGAGAGAAAGGGCAGGGCAAAAGCCGCATGATGCGGATGATGGTTCGCTTTCTGGACGAGGCGGTGCCGTATCTGAACATCCCTGGCTGCCCGGTCCATGAAGACCCCTACCATCCGATCACTTCGGTGGCAAAAAACTTCGTGGCCAGTCATGGCGACGAAGAGATCCCCATTGCCTGGTGGCCGCGCGAAGAGCGCTATGCCGAACGCTTGGCACCCGGCACCAAGTTTGCCGACGTGATCGGCGAGATCGACCCGGCCAAGCTGGCCGGCGGCGTGAGCATGAGCACCGAGGAAGCGTTGCACTTCGGTCTCATCCCGCGAATGCACCGGGGGATCTTCGCGATGAACGAACTGCCGGAGCTGGACGAACTGGTGCAGGTCGGTTTGTTCAACATGCTCGAAGAGCGGGACGTACAGATCCGCGGTTACCCGGTGAACTTCGACATCGACCTGGTGCTGCTCTTCTCGGCCAACCCTTCCACGTTCAATCGTAGCGGCAAGGTCATCCCGCAGCTGAAGGACCGGATTGGTTCGGTCATTCATACGCACTACCCGCGGCAACGCGATCTGGGGATTCAGATCATCGAACAGGAAGCGGGCGTTCGTCTGGATGGCGACTACCCGGTGGTGATGCCGTACTTCATGAAGGAAGTACTCGAGCAGGTTACCGAAGCGGCTCGGCGAAGCAAGTTCGTCGATCAGCAGTCAGGCGTCAGTGCCCGGTTCAGTATCGCCAACTACAGCACGGTGATCGCCTCGGCCCGGCATCGTGGGATTTTGCTCAACGAGAAGCCAGCGGTCGTCCGCCTGAGCGATTTCGGGCACATCTACACGTCGAGCCTGGGCAAGCTGGAACTCGACATGATGGGAAGCCATCAGATGTCGGAGCGGCAGGTGCTCGACGCGCTCATCGCGGAAGCGGTCGGGACGGTGTTTCAGGAATACATCCAAGAGCACGGGCTTGAGCAGATCGCCGAGATCTTCCAGAAGGGGATCAAGATCGAAGTGGGGGATCTGCTGCCGTCGGAACATTACAGCGAACGCCTCAAACGGGTACCGCCGGTGTGGGATCGGGCGTTTGAAGTGAACGCATCCGAAAACCCCGCCATGCGGGCCTCATGCGTCGAGTTCGTATTGGCAGGTCTGTACGCGCTCGATCGCATCAGCCGCGCCCAGCACCACGGGAAGATAACGTACGAGTTTGAATAG
- a CDS encoding YjfB family protein translates to MASVDGIAAQATAIQQSQVQNQIDIAVAKKSLDAQKLQGDAAVQLIESAARISKSPGTGNLINTTG, encoded by the coding sequence ATGGCAAGTGTCGATGGGATCGCAGCGCAAGCGACCGCGATTCAACAGTCTCAGGTGCAAAACCAGATCGATATCGCCGTGGCGAAGAAGTCTTTGGATGCTCAAAAGCTGCAGGGGGATGCTGCCGTTCAGCTGATTGAGTCCGCCGCGCGTATCAGCAAGTCGCCAGGCACCGGCAACTTGATCAACACGACCGGCTAA